From Triticum aestivum cultivar Chinese Spring chromosome 4A, IWGSC CS RefSeq v2.1, whole genome shotgun sequence, a single genomic window includes:
- the LOC123082488 gene encoding histidine-containing phosphotransfer protein 2-like — protein sequence MAAAALRAQLNAHIAGMYTEGVVDEDTFEELRDEGTAVEVSRLFIYDASEIIDDIDILMEEPEVDFDEVEALTQQLMRCTSSVGAQQVNLACMHFGNFYAIQCKQGCLVSFSLVRNEFYIVRHELEIMMQLEEQITACGPNS from the exons ATGGCAGCCGCAGCACTGAGGGCGCAGCTCAACGCTCATATCGCCGGCATGTACACCGAG GGTGTCGTGGACGAGGACACGTTCGAGGAGCTGCGGGACGAGGGCACCGCCGTCGAGGTCTCCCGCCTCTTCATCTACGACGCCTCcgagatcatcgatgacatcgacaTCCTGAT GGAGGAGCCCGAAGTGGACTTTGACGAGGTGGAAGCCCTGACGCAGCAGCTCATGCGGTGCACCTCCAG TGTTGGTGCACAGCAAGTGAACCTCGCCTGCATGCACTTCGGCAATTTCTATGCCATACAATGCAAACAAGG GTGTCTTgtgtcattttctcttgttagGAATGAGTTCTATATTGTGCGACATGAGTTGGAGATCATGATGCAG CTCGAAGAGCAGATCACGGCATGTGGTCCTAACTCCTAA
- the LOC123082489 gene encoding histidine-containing phosphotransfer protein 2-like, protein MAAAALRAQLNAHITGMYTDGVVDEDTFEELRDDGTAVEVSRLFIYDASKIIDDIDILMEEPEVDFDEVEALTQHLMRCTSSVGAQQVNLACMHFGNFYAIQYKHGCLMSLALVRNEF, encoded by the exons ATGGCAGCCGCAGCACTGAGGGCGCAGCTCAACGCTCATATCACCGGCATGTACACTGAT GGTGTCGTGGACGAGGACACGTTCGAGGAGCTGCGGGACGACGGCACCGCCGTCGAGGTCTCCCGCCTCTTCATCTACGACGCCTCCaagatcatcgacgacatcgacatCCTGAT GGAGGAGCCCGAAGTGGACTTTGATGAGGTGGAAGCCCTGACGCAGCATCTCATGCGGTGCACCTCCAG TGTTGGTGCACAGCAAGTAAACCTCGCCTGCATGCACTTCGGCAATTTCTATGCCATACAATACAAACATGG GTGTCTCATGTCATTGGCTCTTGTTAGGAATGAGTTCTAA